Within Oribacterium sp. oral taxon 102, the genomic segment GCGGGCGTGCGCGGCATCATTTCCCAGAGACTGCTCCGCAGGATCTGCCCGAACTGCAGGGAAGAGTATGTCCCGGAGGAGGAAGCGCTTCGCTATTCCGGTCTGCAGCTGCGGCGGGATCGGATCTATTACCATGGGAGAGGCTGTGACCATTGCTTCCATACCGGCTATCGCGGACGGATCGGAGACTTCGAGCTCCTCCTGATGAATGACGCGCTGTGCCGCTGCATCAGCTCCGGGGGGGATAAGCAGGAGTTCCGGCGGCTGGCGAGGGAGACGGGCTATGTTACGATGCTGGAAAATGCGGAGCGGCTTGTCACAGAGGGGATTACAACAGTAGAGGAAGTTGCGGGGACGCTTACGGAGGTCTGAGGAGAGGGAATGAGGATAGAGGAACTGGTACGGACAGCCGCGGGGCTTGGCGCGAGCGACATTCATATCGTAGCGGGGCTGCCGCCCAAGATGCGGCGCAACGGCCGCATACAGGCGATTTCGGCGCAGCCGCTCTCTCGAGAGGACTGCGCCGGACTCGCGAGGGAGCTTGCCGGAGAAGCGTTCGAAAGCGTAGCGGAGATCGGAGAGCTGGATCGCGGGGCAACGATCGCCGGCACGCGGGTTCGCGTCAATCTATTTCGTCAGCAGGGAAGCTTCTCTGCCGCGCTGCGCATTCTCTCGGAGAAGATTCCGCCGCTGGAGAGTCTGAGGCTGCCGCCTGCAGCGCTCCGCTTCCCGGAGTTCCGGCAGGGGATCGTGCTTGTGACGGGAGAGACCGGCTCCGGCAAGTCCACGACGCTTGCCGCGATTCTGCAAAGGATCAATGAGAGCCGGCAGGAACATATCCTGACGCTGGAGGATCCCATAGAGTATGTTTATACGCCGGCGGAGAGCATCGTCAATCAGCGACAGATCGGGACGGATACGAGAAGCTACGCGGACGGGCTTCGTGCTGCGCTCCGGGAGGATCCGGACGTGCTCCTGATCGGAGAGATGCGGGACTTTGAGACGATAGAGACAGCGTTGACGGCAGCGGAGACGGGGCATCTCGTATTCGCGACCCTGCATACGAATTCCGCAGTGGACGCAGTGGATCGTATCGTCGGGGTTTTCCCGGAGGCGAGACAGCCGCAGATCCGGCTCCAGCTCTCAACCACGCTCCGGGCGGTGCTGTCACAGCAGCTCCTGCCGGAGCTGAGGGGGCAGGGCAGGGTGCTGGCAGCGGAGCTTCTGATGATGAATCCGGCGCTTGCGAATCTGATCCGCGAGGGGAAAACACCGCAGATGTACTCTTTCCTGCTCTCCGGCGCAAAGGATGGCTCTGTCACGATGGACAATTGCCTTCTGGAGCTTTTGCGAAGCAGGAGGATTTCCTCGGATACCGCGCTTGCCGCATGCTTCGACAGGGAATCCCTTCGAAAGAGGATGCTGTAGCCGGATCCGGTGCGCTGTAGCTGGGCGCCGGGAGCGGCAGGGAGCATTTGGGAATGTGAGATAAAGAGGGAGGCAGAGGGTGACGACCTATTCCTACAGAGCGATATCGAGAGAGGGCGTGGAGATCCGCGGTGTCGTGCAGGCAGCGGACGAGTTCGCGGCAGCCGGCCAGATCAGGGAGCGATGCCCGATCATTACGAGCCTGAAACCTGTGCAGACGGGGAAACTGCCTGCCCTTCTCAGCATGGAGCTCGGGAGTCGTCGAGTGAAAATGAAGCCGCTGGCGCTGCTCTGCTCGCAGTTCGCGATTACGCTTCGCTCCGGGATGCCGGTAGGACGTGCCATGGAAATGATCGCACGACAGACAGAGGACAGGAAGCTCCGCAGGGTTCTCTCCGAGGCAGCGGAGGATATACGGGCGGGAAGCACCGTCGCCAGCGCGCTGCGGAAATTTGAGGGTGTTTTCCCGGAAACCTTCATAGAGACGATCAGCGCCGGAGAGCATGCCGGTACGCTGGACGAGTCCTTCCGGAAGCTGCACAGCTACTATGAGAAGGGCTATAGGACGAGCGAGAAGATCCGTAGCGCGATGACCTACCCTTCCTTTGTCATCCTCGTAGCGATTGTTGTGCTGATCATTGTGATGGCGAAGGTAGTCCCTGCGCTGACGCAGACCTTCGCGGCGCTGGGCGGGGAGCTGCCGATGATTACGAGACTCATGATCGCGAGCTCCGCATTCTTTGCGGACTGGTGGATCTTTCTGCTGTTTCTGCTGCTGCTCTTTGTCACGGCATGGAAGCTCTATACGCGGACGGAGCGCGGCAGGAGGCTTGCGGGGAGGCTGCAGCTTCTGCTGCCGGTGATCGGGAGGATCAATCTGATGAACGGTGCGGCGCAGTTCGCGAATACGCTCTCCGTCATGCTCGGCGCGGGGCTGACGATCAACAATGCGGTGACGGCGACGGCGAAGACGCTTGATAACGACATCCTTGCGGAGGAGGTTCTCGGCATGACGGCGAAGATCGAGGAGGGACATCCGATCGGTGAATGCATCCGTCAGTCAGCGTATTTTCCGGACACACTGAAGGAGATGTGCGCGGTAGGAGAAGAGACCGGAGATCTCGATCGGACGCTGGAGGTCGTCGGCTCCTACTTTTCGAATGAGGCGGATTTTCTGACGCAGCAGGCGCTGGCGAGGCTGGAGCCGACGCTGCTCATTCTGCTCGCGCTCTTCGCGGGCTTCATTGTCTTCTCGATCTATCTGCCGATGTTTACCATGTATGATTTAATGTAAGAGGAAAGGAAACCCAATGAAAATCACCATGCTGGGTACCGGCAATGCGCTGGTTACGGAGGTTTTCAATACCTGCTATCTGCTGATCGAAGAAGAACGTCCGGCGGAGGAGCGGTATTTTCTCGTGGATGCGGGCGGCGGCGCGCAGATTTTCGCCCAGTTTAAGAGGGCGGGCATAGACTGGACAAAAATACATGAGCTCTTTCTGACCCATCGGCACATCGACCATTTTACCGGCATGATCTGGATGGTGCGGCGGATTGCACAGGGCATGAAGTCCGGGAAATATACGGGAGATGCGAATATCTACGGGCATGCCGAGGTCATCGGACAGCTCGAGACGGTCTGCCGCATCCTGCTCGATCCGGGACAGCTCCGCTATCTCGGGGAGCGGATCCATCTGACTGCCGTCTCGGATGGGGAGAGCCGGGAGATCAACGGAAAGCGCTTCACCTTCTTCGACATCGGCTCGACGAAAGCGAAGCAGTTCGGCTATCAGATGTATCTCCCGGATGGGAGGAAGCTCTGCTGCTGCGGAGAGGAGCCGTACAATGCGGAGCGGGAGCGGCAGTATGCCGAGCACAGTGACTGGCTGCTTCATGAGGCGTTCTGCCTCTATGCGGAGCGGGAGCGCTTCCATCCCTACGAGAAGCATCATTCCACCGTTCGGGACGCGGCGGAGCTTGCGGAGGGACTCGGCGTGAAGAATCTGCTGCTCTATCACACGGAGGACAGCAATATTCTCCGGCGAAGGGCGCTCTATACAGCGGAGGCGGAGAAATACTTCCGGGGCAGGGTCTATGTGCCGGAGGATCTGGAGACGATCGCGCTGTAGGGGATGTGGAAGAGGGAAGGCTTTTGACCGGCACAGTCCGAGAGACACATCGCAGGGGAAGGCTGGAGAGGAGGAACAGAGGTATGAAATTTTTCCATCTGTCGGATCTGCATATCGGGCTGAAGCTGCTGAATCAGGATCTCCGGGAGGAGCAGGCAGAGGTCTTCCGGCAGATTGTATCGGCGGCGCGGACGGAGCAGCCGGACGCGGTCGTCATTGCAGGAGACATCTACGATAAGGCAATCCCCTCGGCGGAGGCGGTATCGCTCTTCGACCGCCTCATCACCGGGCTTCGGGCAGCTGCGCCGGAGGCGGAGCTGCTTCTGATCAGCGGAAACCACGACAGCGCCGCACGCGTCAATGTCTTTCGTTCCGTGCTCGCCGGACAGCGGATACACATGATCGGGGAGCCGCCGCAGCGGGAGGGAGAGCGGATTGAGAGGCTTACGCTGAGAGACCGCTTCGGACCGGTGAACTTCTATCTGCTTCCCTTCGTGAAGCCCTCCATGGTGAAGGCGATTACCGGGGTGGATGCGGACGGCAGCAACCTGTCCTATGATGCTGCGCTGCACCGGCTGATCGAGAGGGAGGAGCTCGTGCAGACAGAGCGGAATGTTCTCGTGAGCCACCAGTTCTATCTGCCGCCCGGGAAGGATGCCGGGGCGGTGGAACGGATGGATTCCGAGCTTTGCACGGTCGGGAATATCGACGCTGTGCGGGCGGATATTCTGGAACGCTTCGACTATGCGGCGCTCGGACATATCCATAAGCCAATGAAGGTCGGGAGCGAAACCTGCCGCTACTGCGGAACGCCGCTCGCCTGTTCCGTCAGCGAAGCGGGACAGGAGAAGGCGATCCTTTCTGTGGAGCTTCTGGAGAAGGGCGTGTGCCGCGTTCGCCCGATCCCGCTTCTGCCGCGCAGGGCGCTTCGGGTACTGCGCGGCGAGCTGCGGGAGCTTCTCCACGAGGGAACGGAGGACTATGTCAGCATTATCCTCACGGACAGAGCGGATCTGGATGTCTTCGATATGCAGGATCGCCTCCGCGCCGCCTTCCCGAATCTGCTGGAGATCCGGCGGGAGAGCGTCCGCGGCGCGGACTATACGGCGGACATTGCGCCAGACAGGGACATGGACAGCTTTTCCCTCTGTGAGAGCTTCCTCGGAGGACTGGAGCAGGAGGAAGCGGCGCTGCTCAGGGAGATTATCAATACGGTGGAGGCGGGAGAATGAGGCCGGTCAGACTTACCATGCAGGCGTTCGGCTCCTACGGGCAGCGGACGGCGATCGATTTCACAGAGCCGCGGCAGCAGCTTTTCCTGATCAGCGGAGATACCGGAGCCGGTAAAACGACGATCTTCGATGCGATTGTCTTCGCCCTGTACGGAGAGGCGAGCTCTGAAAGCAATAAGAAGGACGGGGCAGAGCTGCAGAGTCAGTTCTGCGGCTATGCGACGACACCCTTTGCAGAGCTTTCCTTCCGGGAATGGAACGGCGGTATCGAGGAGGAGTACACGGTTCGCCGAACACCGCGGCACCTCCGTCCGCTGAAAAAGGGCAGCGGCTTTACGGAGGAGAAGGAGAGCGTGTCGCTCACACTCCCGGATGGGCGGGAATATTCGCAGAATACCAGAGAGACGGATCGGAAGCTTATAGAGATCATAGGGCTGACGAAGCCGCAGTTCATGCAGCTTTCCATGATCGCGCAGGGCGAGTTCATGGAACTGCTTCGCGCGCGCTCTGAGGATAAGAAGCTCATTTTCCGGAAGCTCTTCCGCACAGGGATGTATCAGAGTGTCGTGGAGGAGCTGGCGAACCGGAGACGGGAGGGGCTTGCCGCGCTTACGGAGCTGGCGAACCGCTGTGTGGAGGAGCTTGCACAGCTCGTGATTCCGGAGGACTATGCGCATGCTGCGGCGCTCTCGGAGCAGAAAAACCGTGTGCAGCGCAGCGAGCGGCTGAATGTCGCGGAGATGGAGGAACTGCTCTCGCAGCTTCGGGAGGAAAAGCTGTGGCTCTCTGAGGAGAGGCTGCGTGCGGACGCGGCGGAGCAGAGCGCGGCAGAGCGCCGGGATCGGACGCGGGACAGCCTGACCCGGGCAGAGGCGCTCCTGTCGGCATACACGAAGCTTCAGCAGGCGGAGCAGGAGCTTTCTGCGCATTCCGTGCGCGAGGCGGAGTTTGCAGAGAAGACGGAAAGGATGCGGGAGCTTCGGCAGGCGTACGAGCTGCTGCCGCTTTCGGAACGGGCGGAGGATGCCGCCCGGGAGCTTCAGGAGAGTACGGCGGGAATCGCGGCGGAGGAAGGCGCGCTGCCCCTGCTCCGGGAGGAGACGGAAGTGCGCAGCCGAGAGGAGCGGACGATGCAGGCGACCGCCGCGGAACGCGGCGAGGCATATACGAAGTGCAGGGAAAGTGTGCTGCAGGAGCTGGAGCGGATTCGGCGGCGGCAGGCGGCAGAGGCGGAGCGGATAGAGCGGGAGAGGAGCCGGGATGAGGCAGCGAAGCAGGCGGCAGCGGCAAAGGCAGCACTGCAGCATTCTTCAGAGCAGGAACGGAAGCTCCGGGAGGAGGCGGAGCAGCTTTCGGATGCAGAGCTCCGGCTGGAGCGCTGGCAGAGGAGCCGGGAGAGCCTCGGAGAGCTGGAAGCCGAGGAGCAGGCGCTCCGGTCGCTTTTTCAAATCTGCGAGGAGGGGAAGGCAAGGCTTACGGAGCTGCAGCGGCAGTATGCGGCGGCACGGACTGCCTTTTTCTCGGCTTCGAAGGAGCAGCTTGCCGTGCAGACTGCCTTTCTGGATGAACAGGCGGGCTTTCTCGCGCGGGAAAAGCTGCGGGAGGGACAGCCCTGTCCGGTTTGCGGCGCGCTGGAGCACCCGCAGCCGGCACAGCTTTCCGCGCGGCACGAGGAGGTGAGCCGGGAGAAAGTTGCAGCACTTACGGAGCGATGCAGTACGCTCCGCAGCCGGCAGGAAACGCTTGCCAAAGAAACGGGCGCGCTCGGAGAGCTGACGAGGGAACGGGAGACGCAGCTTCTGGAGCGGGAGGCGCGCCTCCGGGAGAGGCTGCAGCGGCTATTTCCGGAAGAAAGCCTTGCGGAGGCGGCATTTCCTGTGCTTTCTGCACTTCTCGGGAGGGAACGGGACAGACTCCGGGAGAGCGGCGCGAAGATTCAGGCGGACGCGGTGCGGCTCCGGCAGATACAGGAGACGCTTTCGCATATGGAGGAGCAGAGAGGCAGGCTGAGTGAGACAGTCGAGCGCACGGCAGAGCGTCTCCGGCACAAAGAGACGGCGCTGACAGAGACGGAAACGAGACTTACGTCGCTGCGAGAGCAGACAGTCTTTCCGACAGAGGAGGCGGCGAGGCAGGCGCACGACAGCGCGCTTCGCGCGAAGAAGCAGGCGGAGGCGCGCTGTCAGGATGCGCGGCGGAGACTGGATGAGAGCCGTGCGGAGCAGGAACGCTGTGAGACGAGACTCCGGCAGTACCGGGAACGGCTGCCCCGACAGCAGGAGGTGCTGGATATGCGGCGGGAGGCATATCTCGCGGGTCTTTCCCGCATCCGTATGACGGAGGAACGGCAGAGAGAGCTTTGCCGTCGCTATGAGGAGGCGGATATAGAGCGACTCCGGCAGGAGATAACAGAGCATAAGGAGCTACTGCTCTCTGTCAGGACGAGAATTAGTGCCTGCCGGGAAACAATCGCGGGACAGCCGAGACCGGATGCAGAGGAGCTGTCGGAGGCGGCTATGGAAGCGGAGCATGATCTCATTGCAAGGAAGAGAGAGGCGGAGGCTCGTAGAGCAGCGCTCCGTTCGGCGGAGCAGGTGTACAGCGTGCTTCTGCCCCGTATGGAGACGCGCGAGAAGCTTCTCCGGGAATACACGCGGCTGGATAGCCTCTATAATCGTCTCGCCGGGAAGGTCAGCGGCTCCCGCATGGATATCGAGACCTTCGTCCAGCGGTATTACCTGAGACGGATTCTCCATGCGGCGAATCGCCGATTCCTGGAGATGTCGGGCGGACAGTTCGAGCTTCGGATGACCGGAGAGGAACAGGCTGGCGAGGGGAAAAACAGAGGGCTTGACCTGATGGTATACTCTACCGTGACCGGAAGAGAGCGGGAGGTACGGACGCTTTCCGGAGGAGAGTCCTTTATGGCGGCGCTGGCGCTGGCGCTCGGAATGGGAGACCAGATCCAGCAGAGCTCCGCGGCGATCCACCTCGATATGATGTTCATTGACGAGGGCTTCGGCTCATTGGATGAGCGTTCCCGCGATCAGGCGGTACGCGTTCTCAAGCGCATGGCAGGCGGCTCGAAGCTGATCGGCATCATCTCTCATGTGACGGAGCTGAAGCAGGAGATCGATGACCAGCTGCTGGTGACGAAGACGGACGACGGCAGTCATGCGGTCTGGAGAATATCATAAAAGGGCTGTAAAAAATGCTTCAAAATGCATTTCTTCACAGTCCCTTTGAAAATATTCGGTAACGGCTCCGCTTCATCAGAAAAGCAGCGAAGCAGTGAATCTTTCTGCTTCGACGAATCGAGAACAGCATGTCTGAGAGCTTAGCGCATAAGACAGGAGGACGGGCTCAGCTCCGTGCGCCGGACTTGATGCGGAAGATTGCCGCCCGGACAGGAGGGATAGCGAGGAGCAGCAGTGTCAGTGCCGCCTCCGCAGCGATATAGCTGCCGTTGTAGCCGGCAGAGTAAACGGCGGGATTCATCCCTGCGGGAGCGTATTCTGCGAAGAAGATCACGCCGGAGAGGAAAGCGAAGAAGAAGCGCCCGAGACAGCTCGCGAGGTAGCCGAGGTACAGCCCGTGCTTCCTTCCCGAGAAGAAGCCGCTCAGCCCGAGCGCGCCGAAGGCGAGGGGATAGTCCACCAGCACCTGCAGCGGCGTGTAGAAATAGGGCTTCAGGATGAAGCTGAGGAGTCCGTAGGCGATGCCGGAGGAGATCCCGCAGACCGGCCCGAAGAAGAAGCCCGGCAGACAGGCGAAGAGCATGGAGCACGGTGTGACAGAGCCGCCGTTCGGCAGGGAGAAGAGACTCAGGCTTCCTGCTGCGACGGAAAGCGCGATGCAGACCGCGGAATAGACGAGTGGCTTTACATTTTTGGACATAAAAAAACCTCCTGTGGAGCTTCCCGTCAGATTTTGACCGAAGTCATCGGGAAACCCAAAGAGGGGCACAAAAAGAATGCTTTCCTACGCCGGCATTGCCCGGTTCAGGTTCAAGGGTTGGCAAAACACCATCTCAGCAAAAGCGCCCC encodes:
- a CDS encoding type IV pilus twitching motility protein PilT, with translation MRIEELVRTAAGLGASDIHIVAGLPPKMRRNGRIQAISAQPLSREDCAGLARELAGEAFESVAEIGELDRGATIAGTRVRVNLFRQQGSFSAALRILSEKIPPLESLRLPPAALRFPEFRQGIVLVTGETGSGKSTTLAAILQRINESRQEHILTLEDPIEYVYTPAESIVNQRQIGTDTRSYADGLRAALREDPDVLLIGEMRDFETIETALTAAETGHLVFATLHTNSAVDAVDRIVGVFPEARQPQIRLQLSTTLRAVLSQQLLPELRGQGRVLAAELLMMNPALANLIREGKTPQMYSFLLSGAKDGSVTMDNCLLELLRSRRISSDTALAACFDRESLRKRML
- a CDS encoding type II secretion system F family protein yields the protein MTTYSYRAISREGVEIRGVVQAADEFAAAGQIRERCPIITSLKPVQTGKLPALLSMELGSRRVKMKPLALLCSQFAITLRSGMPVGRAMEMIARQTEDRKLRRVLSEAAEDIRAGSTVASALRKFEGVFPETFIETISAGEHAGTLDESFRKLHSYYEKGYRTSEKIRSAMTYPSFVILVAIVVLIIVMAKVVPALTQTFAALGGELPMITRLMIASSAFFADWWIFLLFLLLLFVTAWKLYTRTERGRRLAGRLQLLLPVIGRINLMNGAAQFANTLSVMLGAGLTINNAVTATAKTLDNDILAEEVLGMTAKIEEGHPIGECIRQSAYFPDTLKEMCAVGEETGDLDRTLEVVGSYFSNEADFLTQQALARLEPTLLILLALFAGFIVFSIYLPMFTMYDLM
- a CDS encoding MBL fold metallo-hydrolase; its protein translation is MKITMLGTGNALVTEVFNTCYLLIEEERPAEERYFLVDAGGGAQIFAQFKRAGIDWTKIHELFLTHRHIDHFTGMIWMVRRIAQGMKSGKYTGDANIYGHAEVIGQLETVCRILLDPGQLRYLGERIHLTAVSDGESREINGKRFTFFDIGSTKAKQFGYQMYLPDGRKLCCCGEEPYNAERERQYAEHSDWLLHEAFCLYAERERFHPYEKHHSTVRDAAELAEGLGVKNLLLYHTEDSNILRRRALYTAEAEKYFRGRVYVPEDLETIAL
- a CDS encoding exonuclease SbcCD subunit D: MKFFHLSDLHIGLKLLNQDLREEQAEVFRQIVSAARTEQPDAVVIAGDIYDKAIPSAEAVSLFDRLITGLRAAAPEAELLLISGNHDSAARVNVFRSVLAGQRIHMIGEPPQREGERIERLTLRDRFGPVNFYLLPFVKPSMVKAITGVDADGSNLSYDAALHRLIEREELVQTERNVLVSHQFYLPPGKDAGAVERMDSELCTVGNIDAVRADILERFDYAALGHIHKPMKVGSETCRYCGTPLACSVSEAGQEKAILSVELLEKGVCRVRPIPLLPRRALRVLRGELRELLHEGTEDYVSIILTDRADLDVFDMQDRLRAAFPNLLEIRRESVRGADYTADIAPDRDMDSFSLCESFLGGLEQEEAALLREIINTVEAGE
- a CDS encoding AAA family ATPase, which codes for MRPVRLTMQAFGSYGQRTAIDFTEPRQQLFLISGDTGAGKTTIFDAIVFALYGEASSESNKKDGAELQSQFCGYATTPFAELSFREWNGGIEEEYTVRRTPRHLRPLKKGSGFTEEKESVSLTLPDGREYSQNTRETDRKLIEIIGLTKPQFMQLSMIAQGEFMELLRARSEDKKLIFRKLFRTGMYQSVVEELANRRREGLAALTELANRCVEELAQLVIPEDYAHAAALSEQKNRVQRSERLNVAEMEELLSQLREEKLWLSEERLRADAAEQSAAERRDRTRDSLTRAEALLSAYTKLQQAEQELSAHSVREAEFAEKTERMRELRQAYELLPLSERAEDAARELQESTAGIAAEEGALPLLREETEVRSREERTMQATAAERGEAYTKCRESVLQELERIRRRQAAEAERIERERSRDEAAKQAAAAKAALQHSSEQERKLREEAEQLSDAELRLERWQRSRESLGELEAEEQALRSLFQICEEGKARLTELQRQYAAARTAFFSASKEQLAVQTAFLDEQAGFLAREKLREGQPCPVCGALEHPQPAQLSARHEEVSREKVAALTERCSTLRSRQETLAKETGALGELTRERETQLLEREARLRERLQRLFPEESLAEAAFPVLSALLGRERDRLRESGAKIQADAVRLRQIQETLSHMEEQRGRLSETVERTAERLRHKETALTETETRLTSLREQTVFPTEEAARQAHDSALRAKKQAEARCQDARRRLDESRAEQERCETRLRQYRERLPRQQEVLDMRREAYLAGLSRIRMTEERQRELCRRYEEADIERLRQEITEHKELLLSVRTRISACRETIAGQPRPDAEELSEAAMEAEHDLIARKREAEARRAALRSAEQVYSVLLPRMETREKLLREYTRLDSLYNRLAGKVSGSRMDIETFVQRYYLRRILHAANRRFLEMSGGQFELRMTGEEQAGEGKNRGLDLMVYSTVTGREREVRTLSGGESFMAALALALGMGDQIQQSSAAIHLDMMFIDEGFGSLDERSRDQAVRVLKRMAGGSKLIGIISHVTELKQEIDDQLLVTKTDDGSHAVWRIS
- a CDS encoding energy-coupled thiamine transporter ThiT translates to MSKNVKPLVYSAVCIALSVAAGSLSLFSLPNGGSVTPCSMLFACLPGFFFGPVCGISSGIAYGLLSFILKPYFYTPLQVLVDYPLAFGALGLSGFFSGRKHGLYLGYLASCLGRFFFAFLSGVIFFAEYAPAGMNPAVYSAGYNGSYIAAEAALTLLLLAIPPVRAAIFRIKSGARS